From a single Flavobacterium sp. genomic region:
- a CDS encoding M48 family metallopeptidase, translating to MKALSKGLVIIALFFGVWMLLSQIDFVKHFRVKEAKTGTEKTLGEVIWNEIEETETVIFDDSIVNTLDSLLLPICKENGIERDSLKVHIIDKDEVNAFAMPDNHLVVYTGLIKACKNEQALLGVLGHEIAHIEGNHVMKKLSKEIGLSVLLSVTTGSNGAVLSEILKTLSSSAYDRSLESEADMESVKYLLNANIDPRPFADFLYELSVDNELHKYTYWVSTHPESEARAKTILNYLKGKKIKSKPILTKEAWENFKEKVENVE from the coding sequence ATGAAGGCATTAAGTAAAGGATTAGTTATTATAGCACTATTTTTTGGTGTTTGGATGCTGTTGTCGCAAATTGATTTTGTGAAACATTTTAGAGTCAAAGAAGCTAAAACAGGAACCGAAAAAACACTTGGCGAAGTTATTTGGAATGAAATCGAAGAGACTGAAACAGTTATCTTTGATGATTCCATTGTGAATACTTTGGATTCCTTGTTATTGCCTATTTGCAAAGAAAATGGTATCGAAAGAGATAGCTTAAAAGTTCACATTATTGATAAAGATGAAGTAAATGCTTTTGCAATGCCCGATAATCATTTAGTGGTTTACACAGGTTTAATCAAAGCTTGTAAAAATGAACAAGCATTATTAGGTGTTTTAGGTCACGAAATTGCGCATATTGAAGGTAATCATGTGATGAAAAAACTATCGAAAGAAATAGGTCTTTCGGTTTTATTATCTGTAACTACAGGTTCAAATGGTGCGGTTTTAAGTGAAATTTTAAAAACACTTTCATCATCAGCCTACGACAGAAGTTTAGAATCTGAAGCTGATATGGAAAGTGTAAAATATCTCCTGAACGCCAATATCGACCCAAGACCATTTGCTGATTTTCTTTACGAATTATCAGTAGATAATGAATTACACAAATACACCTATTGGGTTTCCACACATCCCGAATCAGAGGCAAGAGCAAAAACTATTTTGAATTATTTAAAAGGGAAGAAAATTAAATCTAAGCCTATTTTAACCAAAGAAGCTTGGGAAAATTTTAAAGAAAAGGTTGAGAATGTAGAATAA
- a CDS encoding DUF2752 domain-containing protein produces the protein MHRNKLYLFILFACFIGYSWLLFSLHHEHEIQNQEFTVCLFKKVTTVPCPSCGTTRAVMQLSHGNFLSAIFINPFGILVGLIMLVAPVWISYDFIQKKESFYTAYLKIEMILRKRKVAMVLIVLVIANWVWNIKKNL, from the coding sequence ATGCATAGAAACAAGCTTTATTTATTTATCTTATTTGCTTGTTTTATAGGGTATAGTTGGTTGCTTTTTTCTTTGCATCACGAACACGAAATTCAAAACCAAGAATTTACCGTTTGCTTGTTCAAAAAAGTAACCACTGTTCCTTGTCCGTCTTGCGGAACTACACGTGCTGTAATGCAACTTTCACACGGAAATTTTCTTTCAGCTATTTTTATTAATCCTTTTGGCATACTTGTTGGACTAATTATGTTAGTCGCTCCCGTTTGGATTAGCTATGATTTCATTCAAAAAAAGGAATCGTTTTATACCGCTTATTTAAAAATTGAAATGATACTAAGAAAACGAAAAGTTGCCATGGTGCTAATCGTTTTAGTAATTGCCAATTGGGTTTGGAACATTAAAAAAAATCTATGA
- a CDS encoding TM2 domain-containing protein → MESQKVDMFMMANAKFFEGHQLNAIRERLLQMDDDKWPMVQTLQFKDPTTSLLISIFAGAYGIDRFYIGDTGMGVGKLLTCGGLGVWAIVDWFLIQGATKEKNMELFNRTFMF, encoded by the coding sequence ATGGAATCACAAAAAGTAGACATGTTCATGATGGCGAACGCAAAATTTTTCGAAGGTCATCAATTAAATGCTATCAGAGAACGTTTATTACAAATGGATGATGATAAATGGCCAATGGTACAAACTCTTCAGTTCAAAGACCCAACAACTTCTTTGTTAATTTCAATTTTTGCAGGTGCTTACGGAATTGACCGTTTTTACATTGGTGATACTGGAATGGGAGTTGGAAAACTACTTACTTGTGGTGGTTTAGGTGTTTGGGCTATCGTGGATTGGTTTTTAATTCAAGGTGCTACCAAAGAGAAAAACATGGAATTATTCAACAGAACTTTTATGTTCTAA
- a CDS encoding 2-hydroxyacid dehydrogenase: MNVAHIKILHIDSNHPLLWEQLQKAGFHNVADFTSSKQEVEAKIENYHGIVIRSRFKIDKTFLDKAINLQFIARVGAGLESIDCDYATAKGIHLIAAPEGNANAVGEHAIGMLLSLFNNLNKANNEVKSGQWKREANRGHELEGKTVGIIGYGNMGKSFAKKLRGFDVTVLCHDILPNMGNENATQVSLSELQERVDVISLHTPWTPETDKMINSDFINKFKKPFWFINTARGNSVVTTDLVEGLKSGKILGTGLDVLEYEKLSFETLFEGEKPTAFKYLLNAENVLLTPHIAGWTFESHEKLAQVIVDKICKIYQ, translated from the coding sequence ATGAATGTAGCCCACATCAAAATACTGCACATCGACAGCAATCATCCCTTACTTTGGGAACAGCTTCAGAAAGCTGGTTTTCATAACGTAGCTGATTTCACTTCCTCTAAACAAGAAGTTGAAGCTAAAATTGAAAACTACCACGGTATTGTTATTAGAAGTCGGTTCAAAATTGATAAAACCTTTTTAGACAAAGCAATAAATCTACAATTTATAGCACGTGTTGGGGCTGGTTTAGAAAGTATTGATTGCGATTACGCTACTGCAAAAGGAATTCATTTAATTGCGGCTCCTGAAGGAAATGCCAATGCAGTTGGAGAACACGCGATAGGAATGTTATTATCACTTTTTAATAATTTAAACAAAGCCAATAACGAAGTGAAATCCGGACAATGGAAGCGCGAAGCCAATCGCGGACATGAGTTGGAAGGTAAAACAGTTGGAATTATTGGTTATGGAAATATGGGAAAATCATTCGCAAAAAAATTGCGGGGATTTGATGTAACCGTTTTATGTCATGATATTTTACCGAATATGGGAAATGAAAATGCAACTCAAGTTTCATTATCCGAACTTCAAGAAAGAGTAGATGTTATAAGTTTGCACACACCTTGGACACCCGAAACCGATAAAATGATTAATTCCGATTTTATTAATAAATTCAAAAAACCATTTTGGTTTATAAATACTGCACGAGGAAATTCAGTCGTGACCACTGATTTGGTTGAAGGATTGAAATCAGGTAAAATTTTAGGGACAGGATTAGATGTTTTAGAATACGAAAAATTATCTTTTGAAACCTTATTTGAAGGTGAAAAGCCTACTGCTTTTAAATATTTATTAAATGCTGAAAATGTATTGTTAACCCCACATATCGCAGGTTGGACGTTTGAAAGTCACGAGAAATTAGCCCAAGTTATTGTAGATAAAATTTGTAAGATTTATCAATAA
- a CDS encoding murein hydrolase activator EnvC family protein: MNHFFKIIFFFFITSMCFAQPSEQQKLEERKAQILKEISENKSRLEAEKKKEKSVLKQIDQQKNLIQLRQKLLNTTAKQTRLLSDEIYLTQLEMNKLNRELKVLKEDYEKMIVKSYKSRNEQSRIMFVLSSENFLQAYKRIQYMKQYAGFRKMQGEEIKIKQQKLVVVENRLAESKKEKEIVLVQTEKEKQELEKEKQEQERLVKSIQKDKKKLAAEIDKKQKEAKQLERKIKQIIAAEIAAANKRNAAKAGSPAPKAGTAESTKFLLTPEGKIESNNFKANKGKLPWPVEKGNIFQKYGDQPHPIHKNLTVHNSSIEISTEKGSSARAVFAGEVFQIQVNENNRNWKAVYVRHGDFITIYMNLSSVNVVKGQKVNIKQKLGTIHTDNSGSTTMKFAVLQNTTYLNPELWLN, encoded by the coding sequence ATGAATCATTTTTTTAAAATAATATTCTTCTTTTTTATCACCTCAATGTGTTTTGCTCAACCTTCTGAACAACAAAAGTTGGAAGAACGTAAGGCGCAAATTCTGAAAGAAATTTCAGAGAATAAGTCACGATTAGAAGCCGAAAAAAAGAAAGAAAAATCAGTTTTAAAACAAATTGATCAGCAAAAAAATCTGATTCAATTAAGACAGAAATTGCTCAATACTACAGCAAAACAAACTCGCTTGTTAAGCGACGAAATCTATTTAACACAATTAGAAATGAACAAGTTAAATAGAGAATTAAAAGTTTTAAAAGAAGATTACGAAAAAATGATTGTAAAATCATACAAAAGTAGAAACGAACAAAGTCGTATTATGTTTGTTTTATCTTCCGAAAATTTCCTTCAGGCATACAAACGTATTCAGTATATGAAACAATATGCAGGATTTAGAAAAATGCAAGGGGAAGAAATTAAAATTAAGCAGCAAAAATTAGTAGTTGTTGAAAATCGTTTAGCTGAAAGTAAAAAGGAAAAAGAAATTGTTTTAGTTCAAACGGAAAAAGAAAAGCAAGAGTTAGAAAAAGAGAAACAAGAGCAAGAACGCTTAGTTAAATCGATTCAAAAAGATAAAAAGAAATTAGCGGCAGAAATTGATAAAAAACAAAAAGAAGCTAAACAATTAGAAAGAAAAATTAAGCAAATTATTGCTGCTGAGATTGCCGCAGCCAATAAACGAAATGCCGCTAAAGCAGGTTCTCCAGCCCCAAAAGCAGGAACAGCTGAGTCAACCAAATTCTTGTTAACTCCAGAAGGGAAAATTGAGTCTAATAATTTTAAAGCCAACAAAGGGAAATTACCTTGGCCAGTGGAAAAAGGAAACATTTTTCAAAAATATGGTGATCAACCACACCCTATTCATAAAAATTTAACCGTTCACAATAGTAGTATTGAAATTTCAACTGAGAAAGGTTCTTCTGCAAGAGCTGTTTTTGCTGGAGAAGTATTTCAAATACAAGTAAATGAAAACAATAGAAATTGGAAAGCGGTCTATGTTAGACATGGAGATTTTATTACCATTTATATGAATCTATCTTCAGTTAATGTGGTTAAAGGTCAAAAGGTCAATATCAAACAAAAGTTAGGAACAATTCACACTGATAATTCAGGAAGTACCACCATGAAATTTGCAGTGTTACAAAATACAACTTATCTCAATCCAGAATTATGGTTGAATTAA
- a CDS encoding DUF4292 domain-containing protein: protein MKSILSAFVLFILIGCKSKQAVATAAANENTEVTKIIKGHYQNKHDFSTLNIRANAKYEDEKQSHSLNADIRIKKDEIIWINIKFLGLPMAKAMITPTKVSYYEKLNNTYFDGDFSLLSNWLGTDLDFNKVQNLFLGKAIDDLTKDQWISVVVEKMFKLSLPSNSDVSKEFYFEGANYLLKKETINQESKKRSLEIRYPSFKDENGMFLPNTINILAEQKDKVTIDIEYKQTTFNEKLSYPFSIPSGYSAVEIN, encoded by the coding sequence ATGAAATCAATACTATCTGCTTTTGTGCTCTTTATTTTGATAGGGTGTAAATCAAAACAAGCCGTTGCCACTGCTGCAGCAAATGAAAACACGGAAGTTACAAAAATCATAAAAGGTCATTATCAAAATAAGCACGATTTCTCTACTTTGAATATTAGAGCCAATGCTAAATATGAAGACGAAAAGCAATCGCACTCTTTGAATGCAGATATTCGTATAAAAAAAGATGAAATCATTTGGATTAATATTAAATTTTTAGGTCTTCCTATGGCAAAAGCAATGATTACGCCAACTAAAGTGAGTTATTATGAAAAACTAAATAACACTTATTTTGATGGCGATTTCAGTTTGTTAAGTAATTGGTTAGGAACCGATTTAGATTTCAATAAAGTACAGAATCTATTTTTAGGAAAAGCCATTGATGATTTAACAAAAGACCAGTGGATTTCTGTAGTGGTTGAAAAAATGTTCAAATTGTCGTTGCCTTCAAATTCTGATGTTTCTAAAGAATTTTATTTTGAAGGAGCCAATTATTTATTAAAAAAAGAAACCATTAACCAAGAAAGTAAAAAGCGCAGTTTAGAAATTCGTTATCCATCTTTTAAAGATGAAAATGGAATGTTCTTGCCTAACACAATTAATATTTTAGCGGAACAAAAAGATAAAGTAACAATTGATATTGAATATAAGCAAACAACATTTAATGAAAAACTGAGTTATCCTTTTTCAATACCTAGTGGTTATTCGGCTGTTGAAATCAATTAA
- a CDS encoding tetratricopeptide repeat protein, with the protein MIKKKHIVLFTFLLFSFGNQLFAQENPDAIALVDDQLENNFYEAVKQRGIENYDKAIVSIQKCIEKEPKNAAFQYELGKNYLSLKNYVDAESAFKKAIELDNKQRWYWNGLYDVYYQTKDFQKSIPIVEKLIEFDPNMKEDLVSLFMNTNQHGKALQLLKDMESKSKLTSTMEFYKLKIQESNAYSKPQKEQLEEAIKKNPKVEQNYIDLIVLYTSFNQEDKAFEVAKLLEKEIPNSDWAHVSLVKFHLNNNDGDNASKSMFKILDNDRMDLKIKHRVFNEFLIFAYKNPAYLKDIDKAIPYFDIDREINVAKELAKFFWNKNDLEKTVYYFEKGLKKNPEDVDAMELYLEALIQKQDYQLVTRRADDYLELFPTQSDFYFYSGLGYNQLKEFKKAKSILENGLDFVIENKVLEANFYKQLIISCENLNDNAKKELYNNKLKQLQK; encoded by the coding sequence ATGATAAAGAAAAAACACATAGTTTTATTTACGTTCCTGCTTTTCAGTTTTGGGAATCAATTGTTTGCGCAAGAAAATCCCGATGCGATTGCTTTGGTGGACGACCAATTGGAAAATAATTTTTACGAAGCTGTAAAACAACGCGGCATCGAAAATTACGATAAAGCTATTGTGTCGATTCAAAAATGTATTGAAAAAGAACCCAAAAATGCGGCATTTCAATATGAATTGGGTAAGAATTACTTAAGTCTCAAAAATTATGTTGATGCCGAAAGTGCTTTCAAAAAAGCAATCGAGTTAGACAACAAACAACGTTGGTATTGGAACGGATTGTACGATGTATATTATCAAACCAAAGATTTTCAAAAATCGATTCCCATTGTAGAAAAGTTAATTGAGTTTGATCCGAACATGAAAGAGGATTTGGTTTCGCTTTTTATGAATACCAATCAACACGGAAAAGCATTGCAATTGTTAAAAGATATGGAATCTAAATCTAAGTTAACCAGTACTATGGAGTTCTATAAATTGAAGATTCAAGAATCCAACGCCTATTCAAAACCACAAAAGGAACAATTAGAAGAAGCAATTAAAAAGAATCCAAAAGTCGAACAAAATTACATCGATTTGATTGTTTTGTATACGAGTTTTAATCAAGAAGATAAAGCCTTTGAAGTAGCAAAACTGTTGGAAAAAGAAATTCCAAATTCTGACTGGGCACACGTGAGTTTAGTAAAATTCCATTTAAACAATAACGACGGCGATAATGCCTCAAAATCGATGTTTAAAATTTTGGATAATGACCGAATGGATTTAAAAATCAAACACCGCGTTTTTAATGAATTTCTCATTTTTGCCTATAAAAATCCAGCCTATTTAAAAGATATTGACAAAGCAATCCCTTATTTTGATATTGATAGAGAAATCAACGTAGCCAAAGAACTTGCTAAATTTTTCTGGAATAAGAACGATTTAGAAAAAACCGTTTACTATTTTGAGAAAGGACTTAAAAAGAATCCAGAAGATGTAGATGCAATGGAATTATATTTAGAAGCGTTGATTCAAAAACAAGATTATCAATTAGTTACAAGAAGAGCTGATGATTATTTGGAATTGTTTCCAACACAATCAGATTTTTATTTTTATTCAGGTTTAGGATACAATCAACTTAAAGAATTTAAGAAAGCGAAAAGCATTTTAGAAAATGGCTTGGATTTTGTAATTGAAAACAAAGTATTAGAAGCCAATTTTTACAAACAATTAATTATCAGTTGCGAAAATTTGAATGATAATGCTAAAAAAGAATTGTATAACAACAAATTAAAGCAATTACAAAAATAA
- a CDS encoding sugar phosphate nucleotidyltransferase: MKIIVPMAGRGSRLRPHTLTIPKPLIPVAGKPIVHRLVEDIAGVLNQKIDEVAFIIHESFGKKVEDDLIAIAQKLGAKGTIYYQNEALGTGHAIMCAKDSLSGPAVIAYADTLIRADFDLDTSADSVIWVKQVDQPEAFGVVNLNTNGEIIELVEKPKEFVSDLAVIGIYYFKDVAVLKNELQSVLDNNIIHGGEYQINDGIKQMMAKGMKFVPGKVDEWMDCGNKDVTVETNTRMLGFLHNDGEHLVDYDVKLENSTIIPPCYIGEDVVLINATVGPNVSLGKGCHVIDSTIKNSLIQTHAHIKNANLDNAMIGNHASFDGNFTSISIGDYSVLE, encoded by the coding sequence ATGAAAATAATTGTACCAATGGCAGGTCGTGGTTCACGCCTTCGCCCACACACTTTAACCATTCCAAAACCATTAATTCCAGTAGCAGGAAAGCCAATCGTTCACCGATTAGTGGAAGACATTGCTGGTGTTTTAAATCAGAAAATAGACGAAGTTGCGTTTATTATTCATGAAAGTTTTGGTAAAAAAGTAGAAGATGATTTAATTGCGATTGCTCAGAAATTAGGCGCAAAAGGAACCATTTATTATCAAAACGAGGCTTTAGGAACAGGTCATGCCATTATGTGTGCTAAGGATTCTTTAAGTGGTCCCGCGGTTATCGCTTATGCCGACACGTTAATTCGTGCGGATTTTGATTTGGATACTTCAGCCGATAGTGTTATTTGGGTAAAACAAGTCGACCAGCCAGAAGCTTTTGGTGTGGTAAACTTAAATACAAACGGAGAAATTATTGAATTGGTGGAGAAACCAAAAGAATTCGTATCGGATTTAGCGGTTATTGGAATTTATTATTTCAAAGATGTTGCTGTGTTGAAAAACGAATTGCAATCGGTTTTAGATAATAACATTATTCATGGTGGCGAATACCAAATTAACGATGGTATCAAACAAATGATGGCAAAAGGCATGAAGTTTGTTCCAGGAAAAGTAGATGAATGGATGGATTGTGGAAACAAAGACGTTACTGTTGAAACGAACACAAGAATGCTAGGGTTTTTACATAACGATGGCGAACATTTAGTGGATTATGATGTAAAATTAGAAAATTCAACGATAATTCCTCCATGTTACATAGGTGAAGATGTAGTATTGATTAATGCTACGGTAGGTCCAAATGTTTCATTAGGAAAAGGATGTCACGTGATTGATTCTACCATAAAAAATAGTTTAATTCAAACGCATGCTCATATCAAAAATGCCAATTTAGATAATGCTATGATTGGGAATCACGCGAGTTTTGATGGTAATTTTACTAGCATTAGTATTGGTGATTATTCAGTTTTAGAATAG
- the dut gene encoding dUTP diphosphatase — protein sequence MQIKIINKSNHALPNYETIASAGMDLRANISEPITLKSLERTIVKTGLFIELPIGYEAQVRPRSGLAAKKGITVLNSPGTVDADYRGEIGVILVNLSNEDFVIENGERIAQLIIAKHERAEWIEVTELSETSRGEGGFGSTGVK from the coding sequence ATGCAAATTAAAATCATCAATAAATCAAATCACGCGTTACCAAACTACGAAACCATCGCTTCGGCTGGAATGGATTTACGTGCGAATATTTCAGAACCTATTACATTAAAATCATTAGAAAGAACCATTGTAAAAACGGGACTTTTTATTGAATTACCAATTGGTTATGAGGCACAAGTTAGGCCAAGAAGTGGTTTAGCAGCCAAAAAAGGAATCACCGTTTTAAATTCACCAGGAACAGTTGATGCCGATTACCGTGGAGAAATCGGGGTTATTTTAGTAAATTTATCCAATGAAGATTTCGTAATCGAAAACGGAGAACGCATTGCCCAATTAATCATCGCCAAGCACGAACGAGCAGAATGGATTGAAGTAACCGAATTATCAGAAACTTCAAGAGGAGAAGGCGGTTTTGGTAGTACGGGAGTAAAATAA
- a CDS encoding lipopolysaccharide biosynthesis protein has protein sequence MSLYKSLFKQTAIYGIATVLPRIISFILNPIFVYYLTDKEKMGEVSVIFSYLVFFNVILSYGMETAFFRFYNSESDKKNVVSTATVSIFWSTIGFLALFLLFRKNLALWSEINVEYIVFTIWILAFDALAIIPFSKIRAEGRPIKYAVIKISNVLINLVLNVFFLILLPDIATESSNSFIQTIYHDDFQIGYIFVSNLIASLVTLIFVLPDYFKIKWQFDADLWKKMMHYGLPILVAGIAFAINEHFDKILLDWMDVDMADIGAYSACYKIGMFMVLFRTAYSLGIEPFFFSHANNENAPQTYATITKYFVIFGSFICLGVIVFADVLKLILVPKAIYWDAMDVVPLIVLANFFLGIYTNLSVWYKLIDKTRIGAYISIVGAIVTLVLNLLLIPIISYMGSAIATILAYGTMMLISYYMGQKKYPIPYDKKSIFTYLGLAIVLSGLSFYIEIFRETYIFGIAAILFFAYFVYRNEKETILTIIRRK, from the coding sequence ATGAGTCTTTATAAAAGTCTTTTTAAACAAACAGCGATTTATGGCATAGCAACAGTTTTGCCTAGAATAATTAGTTTTATTCTGAATCCAATTTTTGTCTATTATCTTACCGATAAGGAAAAAATGGGCGAGGTTTCTGTGATTTTTTCCTATTTGGTGTTCTTCAACGTCATTTTATCTTACGGAATGGAAACAGCTTTTTTCCGATTTTATAATTCGGAAAGTGATAAAAAAAATGTAGTTTCAACAGCAACGGTTTCAATTTTTTGGTCTACCATTGGGTTTTTAGCGTTATTTCTACTTTTTAGAAAAAATCTAGCACTTTGGTCAGAAATTAATGTAGAATATATCGTTTTTACTATTTGGATTTTAGCTTTTGATGCCTTAGCGATAATACCTTTTTCTAAAATTAGAGCAGAAGGTCGTCCAATAAAATATGCTGTAATTAAGATTTCAAATGTATTGATTAATTTGGTCTTGAATGTTTTCTTTTTGATTCTGCTACCCGATATTGCTACTGAATCTTCAAATTCTTTCATTCAAACTATTTATCATGATGATTTTCAAATTGGCTATATTTTTGTATCCAATTTAATTGCTAGTTTGGTCACTTTAATTTTTGTTTTACCTGATTATTTCAAAATAAAATGGCAATTTGATGCTGATTTGTGGAAGAAAATGATGCACTACGGTTTGCCTATTTTAGTGGCTGGAATCGCCTTTGCTATCAACGAACATTTTGATAAAATTTTATTGGATTGGATGGATGTTGACATGGCAGATATTGGAGCCTATTCCGCTTGTTATAAAATCGGAATGTTTATGGTGTTATTTCGCACAGCGTATTCTCTAGGAATTGAACCCTTTTTCTTTAGTCATGCCAATAATGAAAATGCACCACAAACCTATGCTACAATTACCAAATATTTTGTCATTTTCGGTTCGTTTATTTGTTTGGGAGTGATTGTTTTTGCAGATGTTTTAAAATTAATTTTAGTACCAAAAGCTATTTACTGGGATGCGATGGATGTGGTGCCTTTAATTGTGTTGGCGAATTTCTTTTTAGGTATTTACACTAATTTATCGGTTTGGTACAAATTAATCGACAAAACTCGAATTGGCGCTTATATTTCAATAGTAGGAGCAATAGTAACTTTAGTTTTAAACTTGCTTTTAATTCCAATCATAAGTTACATGGGTTCTGCAATTGCAACCATTTTGGCTTACGGAACCATGATGTTGATTTCGTACTATATGGGACAAAAAAAATATCCAATTCCATACGATAAGAAATCGATTTTTACTTATTTAGGTTTGGCAATAGTTTTATCAGGATTGTCTTTTTATATTGAAATATTTAGAGAAACCTATATATTCGGAATTGCAGCTATCTTGTTTTTTGCTTACTTTGTGTACCGAAACGAAAAGGAAACTATTTTAACGATTATCAGAAGAAAATAA
- a CDS encoding GNAT family N-acetyltransferase — MPQLLELGTKAEMLEQLSIIQQLYPDYTLQIYGDLLDKMIPHNYKQLIIVENGITMGLAGFWIGTKLWSGKYLELDNVVVHEDFRSKGIGSIMTEYLNQKAIDEDCNMIALDAYTTNFGAQKFYMNHGFVPKGFHFVKYLK, encoded by the coding sequence ATGCCACAGTTACTCGAATTAGGAACAAAAGCCGAAATGTTGGAGCAATTATCCATCATCCAACAATTATATCCCGATTATACACTTCAAATTTATGGCGATTTGTTAGACAAAATGATTCCGCACAATTACAAACAATTAATTATAGTAGAAAACGGAATAACAATGGGTTTAGCTGGATTTTGGATTGGAACTAAATTGTGGTCTGGCAAATATTTAGAATTAGACAATGTGGTGGTTCACGAGGATTTTCGTTCCAAAGGAATTGGCAGCATCATGACCGAATATCTCAATCAAAAAGCCATCGATGAAGATTGTAACATGATTGCCTTAGATGCGTATACGACCAATTTTGGCGCTCAAAAATTCTACATGAATCATGGTTTTGTCCCCAAAGGATTTCATTTTGTGAAATATTTAAAATAG